CCCCAGACTGAAACTGGGCATGTCGTCCTCCGGTTGTTGGTTTTGTGGCGCTCCTAATGGTAGGGCCCCCGATTGCTCTCCTCGGTTGGTAACCTGATCGATCATTTTGAGAACAATGTGCCCAGATAACTAAGCACAACCATAAGAGTGGTGAGATACATACCTGCGTAGCCGGTGGTATTGGGTCCTCATTTCCCTGCGTAGAGTAGTCTTGTGTGAACCCCAGACTGAAACTGGGCATGTCGTCCTCCGATTGTTGGTTTTGTGGCGTTGCTAATGGTAGGGCCCCCGATCGCTCTCCTCGATTGGCAACCTGATCGATCATTTTGAGAACAATGTGCCCAGATAACTAAGCACAACCATAAGAGTGGTGAGATACATACCTGCGTAGCCGGTGGTATTGGGTCCTCATTTCCCTGCGTAGAGTAGTCTTGTGTGAACCCCAAACTGAAACTGGGCATGTCGTCCTCCGGTTGTTCGTTTTGTGGCGCTGCTAATGGTAGGGCCCCCGATCGCTCTCCCCGGTTGGCAACCTGATCGATCATTTTGAGAACAATGTGAGCAGATAACTAAGCACAACCATAAAAGCGGTGAGATACATACCTGCGTAGCGAGTGGTATTGGGTCCTCATTTCCCTGCGTAGGGTACTTTTGTGTGAATCCCAGGCTGAAACTGGGCATGTCGCTACCCGTGGTTGCCCGTATCGCCGCCAATTCAGCGCGTTCTAACGCCTTGATGTTGTCAGGGTTTTGCCAGAACGCATCTTCGCGATCTATGGAAGTTTGATGGGGCGTATGGGGCTCCTGGTCGATGGTCGAGTATGTGCCCTTCGGTTCGTGCTGCAATACCTCTAGCAGAAGTTTGGATGCCTCGTTGACCCTTTTGAAATTGTGATCCCCATAGGCTTGTGCGCAGTTCTCCCGTACCATATCAGCCACTCGTGTTGCAGCGCACATGAGGTCCCTAGTTGTGGTATCAAGGAGCTGGGTGAACCCCTGTCAAACACACGAAAACCAGCTTGCAAAAATAAGTAGTCAGTACCTACCGACACTAAGCACACATGTAATTGAGAACGGAGGGGAGTCATACCTGTGGGGTGTTAACCGTTGATGGCTGGTGCACTATTCCCTGGCTGAGAGCTACTTGGTTAGATAGTGGTGGTTCTGACGGAGGCGCTTGGTCGGTTGTTGCATGTGGCGGATCTTCTAGGTGGCCCACCCCAAAGCCTTGTGCAGTAATCTCCCTTGCCTCCCGTGCTTTGAGTAGATCTGACGTTCATCCTTCTAACGTAGGGATTGTTCTAGGCACGTCCCATGGACCTACCACGACCCTGTCCACGTACAGGAGCTGGACCACCCCAAAATGAGATGCATATAATCATATGGGGCACAAATATATATTAGCGTTAATACCACCACGTAAGAATACAACTCACAATTAAAAAGAGTAATGGCCCGGTGAATTTGCGAGTTCCGCCTTGGGACCAGCGTCCATGTGTGTCAACCAAAGAGCGCAGGAGATACGTGCACCAGTCTAGGTCTTTTATCCACTCCACATCGCGGAACATATGGACAATTTTTTGGTTGGCGTAGCCATTTGAAACGCTGGCAATGAGGGTAGAGACAACGATGACACTAAAATGCCGCCTGAACCACTCCCCCCCACCTTCGAGCTTCAACGCCTGCGTGACTAACGCCTTGACCGTTATCTTTCCCTTCCGTTGTTTGGTTTCCTCCCTCCATGCACGGAGTTCTGGCCCTACCTGTGGGCTGTCGCGTTCTGTAATCGGTAGTGGCCCGTTCGGTAGTCCGAAGACATGTACAACGTCTTGAGCAGTGATGTTAATATACCTCCCATTGCCCAACTTTATGGCCATCATCGCTGGTTCGAAGTTCGTGACTAACCAATGACCCAGCTGTGGTGGCATCTCCGTCACTTCCAAGCGCAACAGTCCCCCCATACCAATACTAGAAACATCTTGGCGTTGGCTGGTCGTGAGTNTCCGGTTGTTCGTTTTGTGGCGCTGCTAATGGTAGGGCCCCCGATCGCTCTCCCCGGTTGGCAACCTGATCGATCATTTTGAGAACAATGTGAGCAGATAACTAAGCACAACCATAAAAGCGGTGAGATACATACCTGCGTAGCGAGTGGTATTGGGTCCTCATTTCCCTGCGTAGGGTACTTTTGTGTGAATCCCAGGCTGAAACTGGGCATGTCGCTACCCGTGGTTGCCCGTATCGCCGCCAATTCAGCGCGTTCTAACGCCTTGATGTTGTCAGGGTTTTGCCAGAACGCATCTTCGCGATCTATGGAAGTTTGATGGGGCGTATGGGGCTCCTGGTCGATGGTCGAGTATGTGCCCTTCGGTTCGTGCTGCAATACCTCTAGCAGAAGTTTGGATGCCTCGTTGACCCTTTTGAAATTGTGATCCCCATAGGCTTGTGCGCAGTTCTCCCGTACCATATCAGCCACTCGTGTTGCAGCGCACATGAGGTCCCTAGTTGTGGTATCAAGGAGCTGGGTGAACCCCTGTCAAACACACGAAAACCAGCTTGCAAAAATAAGTAGTCAGTACCTACCGACACTAAGCACACATGTAATTGAGAACGGAGGGGAGTCATACCTGTGGGGTGTTAACCGTTGATGGCTGGTGCACTATTCCCTGGCTGAGAGCTACTTGGTTAGATAGTGGTGGTTCTGACGGAGGCGCTTGGTCGGTTGTTGCATGTGGCGGATCTTCTAGGTGGCCCACCCCAAAGCCTTGTGCAGTAATCTCCCTTGCCTCCCGTGCTTTGAGTAGATCTGACGTTCATCCTTCTAACGTAGGGATTGTTCTAGGCACGTCCCATGGACCTACCACGACCCTGTCCACGTACAGGAGCTGGACCACCCCAAAATGAGATGCATATAATCATATGGGGCACAAATATATATTAGCGTTAATACCACCACGTAAGAATACAACTCACAATTAAAAAGAGTAATGGCCCGGTGAATTTGCGAGTTCCGCCTTGGGACCAGCGTCCATGTGTGTCAACCAAAGAGCGCAGGAGATACGTGCACCAGTCTAGGTCTTTTATCCACTCCACATCGCGGAACATATGGACAATTTTTTGGTTGGCGTAGCCATTTGAAACGCTGGCAATGAGGGTAGAGACAACGATGACACTAAAATGCCGCCTGAACC
This region of Ipomoea triloba cultivar NCNSP0323 chromosome 15, ASM357664v1 genomic DNA includes:
- the LOC116005746 gene encoding uncharacterized protein LOC116005746 encodes the protein MCAATRVADMVRENCAQAYGDHNFKRVNEASKLLLEVLQHEPKGTYSTIDQEPHTPHQTSIDREDAFWQNPDNIKALERAELAAIRATTGSDMPSFSLGFTQKYPTQGNEDPIPLATQVANRGERSGALPLAAPQNEQPXTHDQPTPRCF